One genomic segment of Catalinimonas alkaloidigena includes these proteins:
- the hflX gene encoding GTPase HflX, giving the protein MIETFSTAKKKEKAVLVALINQSQPEYKVEEYLDELAFLAETSGAITKKKFTQKLDKPDVTYFVGKGKLDEIKTYVQANEIDMVIFDDDLSPSQVRNLENKLKCKILDRSLLILNIFSIRAKTAQAKAQVELAQYQYLLPRLTKMWTHLSKQKGGIGMRGPGEKELETDRRIVRDKIALFNKKLEKIDKQNATRRKARQQVVRVALVGYTNVGKSTLMRLLSKSDVFAENKLFATVDSTVRKVVIGRIPFLLTDTVGFIRKLPHALIECFKSTLDEIREADVLLHVVDAFHPSFEEQISVVKNTLTEIGVSDKPALLVFNKVDKLMKEADLADDNGHDLAENGLVTEDVEIDYHPPLTLEQLEATYMGNGNEDAIFISAVDRLNIDKLRKSIYDKVADKYFTIYPNYVQNGMYY; this is encoded by the coding sequence ATGATAGAAACTTTCTCAACTGCCAAAAAGAAAGAAAAGGCTGTGTTGGTGGCATTAATCAATCAATCACAGCCTGAGTATAAGGTAGAAGAGTACCTGGACGAACTGGCGTTTTTGGCAGAGACTTCAGGTGCTATTACAAAAAAGAAATTTACACAAAAGCTTGACAAGCCTGACGTTACCTATTTTGTAGGTAAAGGTAAACTGGATGAAATCAAAACCTATGTACAGGCCAATGAAATAGACATGGTCATTTTTGATGATGACCTTTCTCCTTCGCAAGTGCGTAACCTTGAAAATAAGCTGAAGTGTAAAATTCTGGACAGGAGTTTATTGATTCTTAATATATTTTCTATCAGGGCTAAAACTGCCCAGGCTAAAGCACAGGTAGAACTGGCTCAGTACCAATATTTACTTCCTCGCCTCACCAAAATGTGGACGCACCTTTCCAAACAAAAAGGAGGTATAGGGATGAGAGGACCGGGTGAAAAAGAACTGGAGACCGACCGTCGTATCGTACGGGATAAGATTGCACTTTTTAACAAGAAACTTGAAAAAATTGATAAGCAAAACGCTACTCGCCGCAAAGCACGCCAACAGGTGGTACGGGTGGCGCTGGTGGGTTATACCAATGTAGGCAAATCCACGCTGATGCGGCTGCTTTCTAAATCAGATGTATTCGCTGAGAACAAACTTTTTGCTACTGTGGATTCTACAGTGCGAAAGGTAGTGATCGGAAGAATTCCTTTTCTGCTAACTGATACGGTTGGGTTTATCCGGAAACTTCCTCACGCACTGATAGAATGCTTTAAATCTACACTGGATGAGATCCGTGAGGCAGATGTACTGCTGCACGTAGTAGATGCTTTCCACCCTTCTTTTGAGGAGCAGATTAGTGTGGTGAAGAACACCTTAACTGAAATAGGAGTAAGTGACAAGCCTGCACTGCTGGTCTTTAATAAGGTAGATAAGCTGATGAAAGAAGCTGACTTAGCTGATGACAATGGACATGATCTTGCTGAAAATGGTCTGGTCACTGAAGATGTAGAGATTGATTACCATCCTCCTTTAACCCTGGAGCAGCTAGAAGCTACTTATATGGGAAATGGAAATGAAGATGCGATTTTTATCTCCGCGGTTGACAGGCTTAATATTGATAAGCTAAGAAAATCTATTTATGACAAGGTAGCGGATAAGTACTTCACGATTTATCCCAACTATGTACAAAATGGAATGTACTACTAA